A window of the Arachis duranensis cultivar V14167 chromosome 5, aradu.V14167.gnm2.J7QH, whole genome shotgun sequence genome harbors these coding sequences:
- the LOC107489111 gene encoding uncharacterized protein LOC107489111 — protein MKPRDKTTLDGASNGSLKKYKTTEEAWQLISDLAKFAQNYRHWNNHQRFPLCWRDNSNQGWRDNYNRGGIDNNRNDRWNNNNNRQQNQNQPYKAPHQRQSQVSQNNQQQAPQITYPPSSSNDEMLRTVMQGHQDIQNTINSSINGLTSTIQAFISRMDSLIPSNNQPSSSSAIPSQPLPNPKDGINAITLRSGTILLERSHEELSFKENIQVEDIVGAEDAEEEEEVQDIVEEEVPQNDSGRPSSILLGRPFLMTSKFKLDAFSGTYSFEIDGRAVCFNLTEAMKHPPEDHSIFQCDIIDETIAAVHQEDVEERHKEQGPSVGKPSEHNKYILPSSMAPEDLVPSSE, from the exons ATGAAGCCTCGGGACAAGACTACATTGGATGGTGCGAGTAATGGTTctctgaaaaagtacaagaccacgGAGGAAGCGTGGCAACTGATCAGTGACCTAGCTAAGTTCGCTCAAAATTACAGGCACTGGAACAACCATCAGAGGTTTCCTCTA TGTTGGAGGGATAATTCCAACCAGGGATGGAGGGACAACTACAACAGAGGAGGCATAGACAACAATAGAAATGATAGgtggaacaacaacaacaacagacaGCAGAACCAAAACCAGCCTTACAAAGCACCTCACCAAAGGCAGTCCCAGGTGTCTCAGAACAACCAGCAGCAGGCCCCTCAAATCACTTAccccccttcttcttctaatgATGAGATGCTTCGCACTGTGATGCAAGGACACCAAGACATTCAGAATACAATTAACTCCTCCATAAATGGTCTTACTTCCACAATACAAGCTTTCATCTCTCGGATGGATTCACTAATTCCCTCCAACAATCAACCTTCAAGTTCTAGTGCAATTCCTTCTCAACCCTTACCCAACCCCAAAGATGGCATTAACGCCATTACTTTGAGGTCCGGAACAATACTGCTAGAGAGGAGTCATGAGGAGCTAAGCTTCAAGGAAAACATTCAAGTGGAAGATATTGTTGGGGCCGaggatgctgaagaagaggaggaagtaCAAGACATAGTTGAGGAAGAA gtgccccaaaatgactcaggaAGACCGTCATCCATCTTGCtcggaagaccattcctgaTGACCTCAAAGTTCAAGCTGGATGCATTCTCAGGAACCTATTCTTTTGAGATAGACGGCCGAGCAGTGTGCTTCAACCTGACtgaagctatgaagcatccTCCGGAAGACCATTCCATCTTCCAATGTGACATCATTGATGAGACCATAGCTGCAGTTCACCAAGAAGACGTGGAAGAGAGGCACAAGgagcaaggtccaagtgtggggaaaccATCTGAACACAATAAGTACATCTTGccatcatcaatggctccaGAAGATCTAGTGCCCAGTTCGGAGTAG